A section of the Falco rusticolus isolate bFalRus1 chromosome Z, bFalRus1.pri, whole genome shotgun sequence genome encodes:
- the ALDH1A1 gene encoding retinal dehydrogenase 1 isoform X2 has product MKKQGSDSSPAPVLPALPEPLKNLQIKYTKIFINNEWHDSVSGKKFEVFNPANEEKICEVEEGDKADVDKAVKAARKAFELGSPWRTMDASERGRLLNKLADLIERDRLILATMEAIDGGKLFSTAYLMDLGACIKTLRYCAGWADKIHGHTVPMDGNFFTFTRREPIGVCGQIIPWNFPLVMFIWKIAPALACGNTVVVKPAEQTPLTALYMGSLIKEVGFPPGVVNIVPGFGPTAGAAISHHMDVDKVAFTGSTEVGKLIKEAAGKSNLKRVTLELGGKSPNIIFADADLDAAVEFAHIGLFYHQGQCCIAGSRIFVEESIYDEFVRRSIERAKKYTLGDPLLPDVQQGPQIDKEQFQKILELIESGKKEGAKLECGGGPWGDKGYFIQPTVFSNVTDDMRIAKEEIFGPVQQIMKFKTVDEVIRRANNTTYGLAAAVFTKDIDKALTFAAALQAGIVWVNCYSAMSAQCPFGGFKMSGNGREMGEYGLHEYTEVKTVAIKIPQKNS; this is encoded by the exons ATATTTATAAACAATGAGTGGCATGATTCAGTCAGTGGTAAAAAATTTGAAGTCTTTAATCCtgcaaatgaagagaaaatCTGTGAGGTTGAAGAAGGCGACAAG GCAGATGTAGACAAGGCTGTTAAAGCAGCTCGAAAAGCTTTTGAGCTTGGGTCACCCTGGCGTACAATGGATGCTTCAGAGCGAGGAAGGCTCTTGAATAAACTAGCTGACTTAATTGAAAGAGATCGGCTGATTTTAGCT acaATGGAAGCCATTGATGGTGGGAAACTCTTTTCCACTGCTTACCTAATGGATTTAGGTGCCTGTATCAAAACATTACGCTACTGTGCAGGCTGGGCTGATAAAATCCATGGCCATACTGTTCCAATGG ATGGAAACTTTTTTACATTTACTAGACGTGAACCTATCGGTGTGTGTGGCCAAATTATTCCT TGGAACTTCCCATTGGTGATGTTCATCTGGAAGATCGCCCCTGCCCTTGCTTGTGGAAACACGGTGGTTGTCAAACCAGCAGAACAAACTCCACTGACTGCACTTTACATGGGATCTTTAATTAAAGAG GTAGGATTTCCACCTGGAGTTGTGAACATTGTACCAGGCTTTGGACCCACCGCTGGAGCAGCAATTTCTCACCACATGGATGTAGATAAAGTAGCTTTCACAGGCTCTACAGAG GTTGGCAAACTGAttaaagaagcagcagggaagagcaaTCTGAAGAGAGTTACATTGGAACTTGGAGGAAAAAGTCCTAACATTATATTTGCAGACGCAGACT tGGACGCTGCTGTGGAATTTGCCCATATTGGTCTGTTCTACCACCAGGGACAGTGTTGTATAGCAGGATCTAGGATTTTTGTGGAAGAGTCTATTTATGACGAGTTTGTTCGTCGGAGCATTGAACGAGCAAAGAAGTATACTCTTGGGGATCCTCTGTTGCCTGATGTACAGCAAGGCCCTCAA ATTGATAAGGAACAGTTTCAAAAAATCCTGGAGCTAATTGAGagtgggaaaaaagaaggagcCAAACTGGAATGTGGAGGAGGTCCATGGGGAGACAAAGGTTACTTCATCCAGCCCACagttttttcaaatgttacagATGATATGCGCATCGCCAAAGAAGAG ATATTTGGACCTGTTCAACAAATCATGAAGTTTAAAACTGTAGATGAAGTTATCAGGAGGGCAAATAATACTACCTATGGcttagcagcagcagtttttacCAAAGACATTGATAAAGCACTGACATTTGCAGCTGCTCTTCAGGCTGGAATAGTATG GGTCAATTGTTATAGTGCAATGTCTGCTCAGTGTCCTTTTGGAGGGTTTAAGATGTCAGGAAATGGACGAGAAAT GGGAGAATATGGTCTTCATGAGTACACAGAAGTTAAGACTGTCGCAATCAAAATCCCACAGAAGAACTCTTAA